CTTCCGCCAGATTGCGGCCCGCTACCAAGACCGCTCCGACGCCGCCGCCTATCTGGCCCGGAAGATCCGCGAGGGCAGTGTGGGTGAGTGGGGGCGTACTGTGATGCCTCGGCACCCCCAGGTCAGTGAGGTGCAGGCGCAGGCGATGGCGCTTTGGGTGCTGGGGTTGCCGATTGCGGTGGGTGGGAAGTCGGTCTCTCAGCAGCAGTGATCCGCGCTGGACTTCCCGGGCCGTTGCACATCTAACGGGGTGGGGGATGGACGCGAAGGCTGGAGACGCCGCTATTAGGTGCGCATGACAGAAGCACCCAAACTTTTGTCATCAATCACGCACCTTTCGCAGGATCAACGCTGTGGATCGGCTGAGCGAGAGACTCTGTTCCACCCACCACTCACGGCAGTTGACGCAAGATTTCGGGTGGGATTTGCCCATTTTGGATTCGCAAACTCACGTCTGTATCAGGTGAAAATTTGCCGTCTTTTTCGCGGTAAGCAAAAACCAACCACTCTTCACCAGCCTTTGCTACAAAAGGCCTGATTCCGCAGAATATTTCCATCTCTGTCGGTTCTACTGGCGTCAGCACCGTCGCTTGCTCTGCCTGTTGGTTGGAGCCGTACCAATGCACGGCTTTGAACTGTATCCCCCAGTATTGCCGCGCGTCCTTTGCCGTTTTTGCGTGACTCTTTGGCGGCAGTTTGGCCACTGACTCAACCACACCACGAAAGATGACTGGCTGACCAAATCCAACAGGTTGCACGAATGTTGGGTAACGCTTTAACTTGACTACAAAACTGTCGACTGCGGTTGGCGTTCGACTGCATGAGTGTGCGGGCAATGCCGTCAAGCCAAGTCCTAAACAAGCCGCTACGGCCAAGGTGCGAATCTTGATTTTTATCGACAAGCCAGTCTCGTTCACTTGGTTCTCCTCGCAAGTAAGGTCTATTGATCTTGTGAAAAATGGTACCCCACGGGCAAAGTCCTCCAACCTTGCGTCGGTGGCTGATGTAACACTCTTTTTGAATCCTTGGCCCCTTGGGGGAGTGCGATAGATGGGCACTCATCTTCCATTTCGCAAGCAGTAGCCGGCATCAAATGGGTACGGCACTTTGATAGCTGATCGCCGTTGGGTTTGCTATATGTGTTTTTGATGTGAAATTTCAATAAAAATAGCCTCCAGCGCTTATCAATAAAGCGCTAGAAGCTATGGTTTTAGTAGCGGAATGGCGCTGAATCAAGCACCAAAATTCATCGGCAACCCCACATAGTTCTCTGCCAGCGACCGCGAAGCAGCCTCCGAATTCACCAGGTAATCCAGCTCCGCCTCCTGCATCTTCTGGCCAAACGCGCCGGTCTCTGGGAAGTGGTGCATCAGCGAAGTGAACCACCACGAGAAGCGCTCGGCGCGCCACACCCGGCGCAAGCAGCGGTCAGAGTAGGTGTCGATGCCTGCGCGGGATTTGTCGTTGTAGAAGTCGGCCAGCGCATTCCACAAATAGCCCACGTCGCTGGCGGCCAGGTTCAGACCCTTGGCGCCGGTGGGGGGCACGATGTGGGCGGCGTCGCCCGCAAGGAACAGGCTGCCAAAGCGCATGGGCTCGGCCACAAAGCTGCGCAGGGGGGCGATGCTCTTTTCGAGCGAGGGGCCGGTGGTCAGGTTCTCGCGGGCTTCGGGGTCCAGGCGGTTGCGCATCTCGGCCCAGAAGGCGTCGTCGCTCCAGTTCTCGACCTTGTCGGTCAGCGGCACTTGCAGGTAGTAGCGGCTGCGGGTGTTGCTGCGCATGCTGCACAGCGCAAAGCCCCGGTCGGTGTGGGCGTAGATCAGCTCGTGCGCCACGGGCTTCACATCGGCCAGCAGGCCCAGCCAACCAAAGGGGTACACGCGCTCGTAGGTGCGGATGGCGTCCTCGGGCACGCTGGCGCGGCACACGCCGTGGTAGCCGTCGCAGCCTGCGATGAAGTCGCAAGTGAGGGTGTGGGTCTGGCCGTCTTTTTCGTAAGTGACACGCGGCGTGGCTCCGTCAAAGTCGTGCACTTTTACGTTGGCGGCTTCGTACACGGTGGTCAGCCCTGCGGCGGCGCGGGCGTCCATCAGGTCTTGCGTCACTTCGGTCTGGCCGTAGACCGTGACGCGGCTGCCGCCCGTCAACTGGTGCATGTTGATGCGGTGGCGCTTGCCCTTGAACAGCAGCTCAAAGCCATCGTGCGGCAGGCCTTCGGCATGGGCGCGGGCGCTCACGCCTGCTTGGTCCAGCAGGTCCATGGCCACTTGCTCCAGCACCCCGGCGCGGATGCGGCTGAGCACGTAGGCGGGGCTGCGCTGCTCGATGATGACGGCGTCGATGCCGGACTTGTGCAGCAATTGGCCGAGCAGCAAGCCCGCAGGGCCTGCACCGATGATGGCAACTTGGGTTCGCATGTCTCTGTACCTCGTTGTAGGTGGTGAAAGATCGTTGAAAACAACGGGGTTGAGCGTAGGCGCCAAGGGGCGCTGCGACCAGTGGCTGGGCTGGATAGCGTGCGATGATTGCGCGCCGTGTGCGATCATCGCGCAGTAATTGACGCGCGTCATGACGCCCGTTGCGCGCCACTCCGGTGCCTTGCGGTGCGCTGCCGGGTGCTGGCGCGGTGGTATGAGCCGTCGCAGGAGTTTGTTTTATGGCCACTTTTCCCATCGCCAAGTCCGATCTCATCGAGGGCATGGCCAAAGGCATGGCGGTGCTGGAGAGCTTTGACACCGAGCGCCAGCGGCTCAATGCCACGCTGGCCGCGCAGCGCACGGGGCTGACGCGGGCGGCGGCGCGCAGGCACCTGCTGACGCTGGCGCACCTGGGCTACCTGGAGACGGACGGTAGCTACTTCTGGCTGGCACCCAAGGTGTTGCGCTTCTCAGGCAGCTACCTCGCGTCAGCCCGGTTGCCCCGCGTGCTGCAGCCCACGCTCAACCGGCTGGCGGCGCAAACGCAGCAGTCGTTCTCTGCCGTGGTGCTCGATAGCGATGAGGTGGTGATCGTGGCGCGCAGCGGGGTGTATGGCGCGCCATCGCGCACTATGGCCTATGGCCTGCATTTGGGGGCGCGGTTGCCTGCGCACCCCACATCGACTGGGCGGGTGCTGCTGGCCGCGCTGCCTGCGGCGGAGTTCACGCAGTGGCTCAAGGGCTGCACGCTGCAGCGGCTCACGCCCCACACCCTCACGCAAGTGGGCGCCCTGCGCAAGGTGGTGGCCCAGGCGCGGCGCGACGATTTTTGCCTGGCCGTGGAAGAGCATGAGCTGGGTGTGCACGCCCTGGCAGTGCCACTGCGCAATCTGCAAGGGCTGACAGTGGCGGCGCTCAATGTGGTGGCGTCACCCCAGCAAATGCAGGGGCAAACCCTGCAGCGCGACATGCTGCCGCTGCTGCAGGAGGCCGCGCGCGAGCTGCGGGGGTTGCTGTAGAGGCTGCGCGCAGGCCACGCTGGGTGGTGTGGTGGTGCGGCCTGCGGCTGCGCGGCGTCAGGCTGCGACGATGCGGCCCACACCCGCTGCACCCGCCACCACCTTGAGCGATTTGTCCGTGCTGGCTGTGTAGCTGCGGCTGGTGATGGTGCTCACATACACCCAGTCGGCCCGGCATTCGGTGGCTGTGGCGGTGACCACCATGTAGCCACGGCGCGAGGTGTCGCAGTATTGCAGTGGGCCAATCAGCTGCTCGAGCGCGCCTGCCAGCGTGGCGGGCTTTTCATTGGGCAGGTATTCCTCAAACCCGGGCGAGGTGACGGACGAGGTGGCGAACTCCACGCCCACGGCCTTGCCGTTCATGTCCAGCAGCTCGTTGGCCCAGGCGTTGTGCGTGTCGCCCGCCAGCACCACCAGGTTTTTGCCCAGGCTGCGCGAGGTGGCCAGCACGGTTTCGCGTGCGGCCTGGTAGCCGTCCCAGGCGTCCAGGTTGTAGGGAATGGAGGGCTGCGCCAGGATGGCCTGCTCTGCGGGCGTGAGGCTGCTGGGGTTGCTCTGCGCACGCGCCACCAGGGCGGCGTACTGGCTGACGCTCACGCCTGCGCCGGGCTGCAGGGTTTCCATGAGGATGGGCGCAGGGATGTTCATGCGCCCCATCAGCACCTGCTGGCCCAGCACCTGCCAGGTGGCGGTGGATGCGGCCATTTGCTGCTGCAGCCATTGCGTTTGGGTGGTGCCCATCAGCTGGCGGCTGGGGTTGCCCACCGCTGCCGTAAAGCCTGCCGCATCGAAGCCGCTGGCGGTGAAGAACTTGCTGTAGCTCAGTTGCTCGTCGCGGGCGATCACGCGCGTGTCGAGCATGTGCAGGGCCACCAGGTTGCCAAAGGCAAAGCTGCGGTAGATCAGCTCAGGCTGCGCGTTGCGGGTGGGCATCCACTCGTGGTAGGCCTGCATGGCGGCGGCTTTGCGAACGCTGAAGCTGCCTTCGGTGGCGCTTTGGTGGTTCTCGGCCCCGTCGCGCCAGGTGTCGTTGGTGACTTCGTGGTCGTCCCACACGGCAATCATGGGGGCAGCGGCGTGCAGGGCCTGCAGGTCGGCATCGGTCTTGTACTGGGCGTGGCGCTGGCGATAGTCGGCCAGGCTCACGATTTCATTGGCGGGTGCGGACAGGCGGCCCATGGCGCTGGCGTTGGCCGAGGCGTAGCCCCCCTGGCCGTATTCGTAGATGTAGTCGCCCAGGTGCACCGTGGCGTCCAGGTCGTTGCGCTTGGCCGCGTCGGCGTACACGTTGAAGTAGCCCGCGGGGTAGTTGGCGCACGAGAACACCGCCAGCTTGACCTGCGCCACGCTGCCCGTGGGCAGGGTGCGGGTGCGGCCGGTGGTGGATGTGGCTGCATAGGCCTTGAAGCGGAAGTGGTACGCAGTGGCGGCCTTCAAGCCGGTGGCATCGACCTTGACGGTGAAGTCCTTGCTGGCGAGTGCCGTGGTCTGGCCCTGCGCTACGAGGGTGGTGAAGGTGCTGTCGGTGGCGACTTCCCAATCGACGGGGATGTCGCTGGTGTGGCCTGTGGGCGGCGTCACGCGCGTCCACAGCATCACGCGGTCTGCCAGCGGGTCGCCACTGGCAATGCCGTGGGCAAACTGCACAGCGGGTACATCGTCGCTGCCACCGCAGGCGGCCAGGGGCAGGGTGCCCAGGGCGGCGGCGGCCAGGCCCATCTGGCGCACAAAGTGGCGGCGGCTGGGGTGGGCTTCAGCGGCGTCGCGGATGGGGTGGGGGGATGAGAGGAGTTTGTCGGTCATGGCGCAGGCCGGTGGGGTAAAGCCCCCGAGACTGCCTGCGCCGCATGACGATGGTGTGAACCGGGCAGAGGTGCTGTCGTCTCTGCTACAGGTTGAAAGAAAATGGGGCTCTAGCGCTTACCAAATAAGCGCTAGCAGCTATTCTTTTTATAGTGTTTTGAACACTTCGCGCGCGGCTGCCACGGTGGCGGCGATGTCGTCGGCCGTGTGGGCGCCGCTGACAAAGCCCGCCTCGTACAGTGCGGGGGCGATGTACACGCCGCGATCCAGCAGCCCGTGGAACAGCTGGTTGAAGCGGGCGCTGTCGGTCTTGAGCACGGCAGGGTAGTTCTGGGGCAGCTCGGGCAGCAGGAAGAAGCCGAACATGCCGCCTTCGCAGTCGGCGCTGAAGGGCACGCCTTCTTCCTTGGCGGCCTGGGCCAGCCCATCGACCAGCGAGCGGGTGGAGGCCGACAGTGCATCGAAGAAGCCGGGCTTCTTGATCTCGCGCAGCGTGGTCAGCCCGCAGGCCGTGGCCACCGGGTTGCCCGACAAGGTGCCTGCCTGGTACACGCCGCCCAGCGGGGCCAGGTGTTCCATGATGGCGCGTGGGCCGCCGAAGGCCGCCAGCGGCATGCCGCCGCCAATGACCTTGCCCAGCACGGTGATGTCCGGCTTGAAGCCGGGGATGCTCTTGGCATACACGCTTTGCGCGCTGCCCAGGGCCACGCGCAAGCCGGTCATCACTTC
This Acidovorax sp. 106 DNA region includes the following protein-coding sequences:
- the pobA gene encoding 4-hydroxybenzoate 3-monooxygenase: MRTQVAIIGAGPAGLLLGQLLHKSGIDAVIIEQRSPAYVLSRIRAGVLEQVAMDLLDQAGVSARAHAEGLPHDGFELLFKGKRHRINMHQLTGGSRVTVYGQTEVTQDLMDARAAAGLTTVYEAANVKVHDFDGATPRVTYEKDGQTHTLTCDFIAGCDGYHGVCRASVPEDAIRTYERVYPFGWLGLLADVKPVAHELIYAHTDRGFALCSMRSNTRSRYYLQVPLTDKVENWSDDAFWAEMRNRLDPEARENLTTGPSLEKSIAPLRSFVAEPMRFGSLFLAGDAAHIVPPTGAKGLNLAASDVGYLWNALADFYNDKSRAGIDTYSDRCLRRVWRAERFSWWFTSLMHHFPETGAFGQKMQEAELDYLVNSEAASRSLAENYVGLPMNFGA
- a CDS encoding alkaline phosphatase, which gives rise to MTDKLLSSPHPIRDAAEAHPSRRHFVRQMGLAAAALGTLPLAACGGSDDVPAVQFAHGIASGDPLADRVMLWTRVTPPTGHTSDIPVDWEVATDSTFTTLVAQGQTTALASKDFTVKVDATGLKAATAYHFRFKAYAATSTTGRTRTLPTGSVAQVKLAVFSCANYPAGYFNVYADAAKRNDLDATVHLGDYIYEYGQGGYASANASAMGRLSAPANEIVSLADYRQRHAQYKTDADLQALHAAAPMIAVWDDHEVTNDTWRDGAENHQSATEGSFSVRKAAAMQAYHEWMPTRNAQPELIYRSFAFGNLVALHMLDTRVIARDEQLSYSKFFTASGFDAAGFTAAVGNPSRQLMGTTQTQWLQQQMAASTATWQVLGQQVLMGRMNIPAPILMETLQPGAGVSVSQYAALVARAQSNPSSLTPAEQAILAQPSIPYNLDAWDGYQAARETVLATSRSLGKNLVVLAGDTHNAWANELLDMNGKAVGVEFATSSVTSPGFEEYLPNEKPATLAGALEQLIGPLQYCDTSRRGYMVVTATATECRADWVYVSTITSRSYTASTDKSLKVVAGAAGVGRIVAA
- a CDS encoding IclR family transcriptional regulator C-terminal domain-containing protein, with translation MATFPIAKSDLIEGMAKGMAVLESFDTERQRLNATLAAQRTGLTRAAARRHLLTLAHLGYLETDGSYFWLAPKVLRFSGSYLASARLPRVLQPTLNRLAAQTQQSFSAVVLDSDEVVIVARSGVYGAPSRTMAYGLHLGARLPAHPTSTGRVLLAALPAAEFTQWLKGCTLQRLTPHTLTQVGALRKVVAQARRDDFCLAVEEHELGVHALAVPLRNLQGLTVAALNVVASPQQMQGQTLQRDMLPLLQEAARELRGLL